Genomic window (Gemmatimonadota bacterium):
CATGACCCCAGTCAGCTCTTCACCGTACCCCGCCGTTCCGGCCGCGAGGACAACCGGATTCTGGAGGGCGATCCCGGCGAGATCCACCCGCAGGTCCGCGCTCATGCCCCACCCCCGGTGGCACCTTTTCGCTCCAGTCGATCGAGGTACGATACCGTGGCCGTCGCGATGGCATTCCCGAGGGAGCGTTGCCCTTCCGCTGACGCCATCCACGCGGACTCGGCCCGATTGGAGCCGAAGCCCACCTCGATCAAGACCGAGGGCATGAACGCGCGAACCAACACCCGGAATCCCGCCTGCTTGACCCCGCGATTCGGCCCCGGGTGCACCCGACGCAGCGCGGCCTGCACATCTGCGGCCAGGTCGCCCGACTCGCGCAGGAACTCATTCTGCTTCATGTCGTTGAGGATGAAAAGCAGTGGATCGTTGGCGTCGATCTCCTGCTCCCCCTCGTATTTCACTGCTTCGTTTTCGATCTGCTCCACGCGCCGCTCGTCGTCCGTCTTGGCTTCGGAAAGGAAATAGGTCTCGAAGCCGCGCGCCCCGCCCGGGTTCTGCCACCTGGGATTCGCGGCATTCACGTGGATGGAGAGGAACACGCTGGCCTTGGCCTCGTTCGCCATGCGTCCGCGGTCGGCAAGGGCGATCAGGGTGTCCTTGGCCCGCGTCATGACCACCTTGACCCCAAGCCGTTCCAGGGCGGCGCGCACTTCTGCCGCCACACCAAGAGTGATGTCCTTTTCGTGCAGTCTGCGGCCGGCCGTGAGCGGACCGCTCATACCCCGGTCAGGCCCCCCGTGGCCGGCATCCACCACGACGACGCGAGGAACGGGCTGGCGCGGGCGGACGACGGCTGGACGGGCAGGCTCCGGGGTGCGCACCGGAGGTGCGGGCG
Coding sequences:
- a CDS encoding N-acetylmuramoyl-L-alanine amidase; protein product: MWCACVLAVWLAQPASLVVRDGELTTPVPLLETQRGPMLRLEESLQAIGGALVRVGGDRYRWVVGGADIELSLGIAVARVRGKSEPLTAPPTLFEGKLLTPLALVTELLPRVALGYRYDASRGELRRSVMAVRAPAPPVRTPEPARPAVVRPRQPVPRVVVVDAGHGGPDRGMSGPLTAGRRLHEKDITLGVAAEVRAALERLGVKVVMTRAKDTLIALADRGRMANEAKASVFLSIHVNAANPRWQNPGGARGFETYFLSEAKTDDERRVEQIENEAVKYEGEQEIDANDPLLFILNDMKQNEFLRESGDLAADVQAALRRVHPGPNRGVKQAGFRVLVRAFMPSVLIEVGFGSNRAESAWMASAEGQRSLGNAIATATVSYLDRLERKGATGGGA